In Mycoplasmopsis cynos, the following are encoded in one genomic region:
- the rplR gene encoding 50S ribosomal protein L18: protein MAKLSRNAARKQKHFRARYKINGTASKPRLNVFKSHQNFYAQLIDDVKGITLASVSTLSSKEYSGNIESARKIGLLMGDKINKLGFKEVVFDRGGYIFHGRVKAFAESVREKGVKF, encoded by the coding sequence ATGGCAAAATTATCAAGAAATGCTGCAAGAAAGCAAAAACATTTTCGTGCACGTTACAAAATTAATGGAACTGCATCAAAACCTCGTTTAAACGTATTTAAATCTCACCAAAACTTTTATGCTCAATTAATTGATGATGTTAAAGGGATTACATTAGCTAGTGTATCTACTCTTTCATCAAAAGAATATAGTGGTAATATAGAATCTGCAAGAAAAATAGGTTTATTAATGGGTGATAAAATTAATAAATTAGGATTTAAAGAAGTGGTATTTGATCGTGGAGGATATATTTTTCATGGACGTGTAAAAGCATTCGCTGAGTCAGTAAGAGAAAAAGGAGTTAAATTCTAA
- the rpsE gene encoding 30S ribosomal protein S5, with protein MSNEQEKKLSQNETGTKEVVIKKPLRTAKKPTDISKDKNSERRPKRHSQSKERRPKVESEYTEKLIDVARVTKVVKGGRRFSFSAFVVIGNKKGSVGYGHGKANEVPDAIKKAVKDAKNNVVNVPLNEKTGTIPHEVNAKFLSSKVMLKPAVKGKGLIASGTVRSVVELAGYTDIVTKTYGSRSKANIVKATIKALQNLRTPEQIAEIRDKDVKDLK; from the coding sequence ATGTCTAATGAACAAGAAAAAAAATTATCTCAAAATGAAACAGGTACAAAAGAAGTTGTAATTAAAAAACCATTAAGAACAGCAAAAAAACCTACCGATATATCAAAAGATAAAAACTCAGAACGTCGTCCAAAAAGACATTCGCAATCAAAAGAACGTCGTCCAAAAGTAGAATCAGAATACACAGAAAAATTAATTGATGTAGCACGTGTTACAAAAGTTGTAAAAGGTGGAAGAAGATTTAGTTTTTCTGCTTTTGTTGTAATTGGTAATAAAAAAGGTAGCGTTGGTTATGGACATGGAAAGGCTAATGAAGTTCCCGATGCTATTAAAAAAGCTGTTAAAGATGCAAAAAATAATGTTGTTAATGTACCTTTAAATGAAAAAACTGGAACAATTCCACATGAAGTTAATGCAAAATTTTTATCTTCAAAGGTTATGTTGAAACCAGCTGTTAAAGGTAAGGGACTTATTGCTTCTGGAACTGTTCGTTCAGTAGTTGAATTAGCAGGATACACTGATATTGTTACTAAAACATATGGATCACGTTCAAAAGCTAATATTGTTAAAGCTACAATTAAAGCACTTCAAAACTTAAGAACACCTGAACAAATTGCAGAAATAAGAGATAAAGATGTAAAGGATCTTAAATAA
- the rplO gene encoding 50S ribosomal protein L15, with translation MTVKLHTLKFTEGSRPEKHRKGRGHAAGKGKQAGKGQSGQNKRKGHRLGFEGGQTPWFRRIGKRGFTNVNHIEFQVINLKDLELRFENNSEITVEKLFESGLVKRNLPIKLLGNGTLTKKVTVYVNKASESAKEAVEKLGGKIIEF, from the coding sequence ATGACAGTTAAATTACATACTTTAAAATTTACTGAAGGTTCAAGACCAGAAAAACACCGTAAAGGACGTGGTCATGCTGCTGGAAAAGGTAAGCAAGCAGGTAAAGGACAATCAGGACAAAATAAACGTAAAGGACATAGATTAGGATTTGAAGGTGGACAAACTCCTTGATTCCGTCGTATTGGTAAACGTGGATTTACAAATGTAAATCATATTGAATTTCAAGTTATTAATCTGAAAGACCTTGAGTTAAGATTTGAAAATAATTCAGAAATCACTGTTGAAAAATTATTTGAGTCAGGTTTAGTAAAAAGAAATTTACCTATTAAATTACTTGGTAATGGAACATTAACTAAAAAAGTTACTGTTTATGTTAATAAAGCAAGTGAATCAGCAAAAGAAGCTGTTGAAAAACTTGGTGGAAAAATCATTGAATTTTAA
- the proS gene encoding proline--tRNA ligase, whose translation MKRANELDKITPMEVDFSKWYTDVVKNGNLIAYGPTKGSLIFKPNSLGIWEMIQKELNKIFKLKGVQNVYMPLLIPESLFNLEKEHIAGFNPELATVTQVGDKVLSEKLFIRPTSEVLFADLFKRSINSYNDLPIIYNQWANVVRWEKTTNPFLRSREFLWQEGHTCHISTKEARRFTREMINTYSKFLKNYLAIPTIVGRKTPREKFSGACSTYTIEAMMKDGKALQSGTSHYLAQNFSKPYEIKFKNKDNKDDFVYQTSWGITTRLIGALIMTHGDNRGIIIPPRIAPTQIDILEIFANKDPNVSKIAKKIYIDLGRKFRVNLDKSDRNPGFKASNSEIQGVPLRVEIGPRDLLNNEVTIVRRDTLEKEVVKIEKLKERITFILKDIHDNLYNKAKQRLDERTVFVTNYDEFKKEIANNKFVITPFCCSDEAEEIIQEETGATARCIPIKQNIKPEHSSLCIIPDCQSKTKRFVIFAKAY comes from the coding sequence ATGAAGAGAGCAAACGAATTAGATAAAATTACACCAATGGAAGTGGATTTTTCAAAGTGATATACAGATGTTGTTAAAAATGGTAATTTAATAGCTTATGGTCCAACAAAAGGTTCTTTAATTTTTAAACCTAATTCATTAGGCATTTGAGAAATGATCCAAAAAGAACTTAATAAAATTTTTAAGTTAAAAGGTGTTCAAAATGTTTATATGCCACTATTAATACCAGAAAGTTTATTTAATTTAGAAAAAGAACATATAGCTGGATTTAATCCTGAATTAGCAACTGTTACACAAGTTGGAGATAAAGTTTTGAGTGAAAAACTTTTTATCCGTCCAACTTCTGAAGTTTTATTTGCAGATTTATTTAAGCGTTCAATTAATTCATATAATGATTTACCTATTATATATAATCAATGAGCTAATGTTGTGAGATGAGAAAAAACAACTAATCCATTTTTAAGATCAAGAGAATTTTTATGACAAGAAGGACATACATGTCATATTTCAACTAAAGAGGCAAGAAGATTTACAAGAGAAATGATCAATACTTATTCTAAATTTCTAAAGAACTATCTAGCTATACCTACAATAGTAGGGAGAAAAACACCAAGAGAAAAATTTTCTGGTGCATGTTCAACATATACAATTGAAGCCATGATGAAAGATGGAAAAGCATTACAATCAGGAACAAGTCACTATCTTGCTCAAAATTTTTCAAAACCATATGAAATAAAATTTAAAAATAAAGATAATAAAGATGATTTTGTTTATCAAACTTCATGAGGAATAACTACAAGATTAATTGGAGCTTTAATAATGACGCATGGCGATAATAGAGGAATTATTATTCCGCCTAGAATTGCACCAACTCAGATTGATATTCTTGAAATATTTGCTAATAAGGACCCTAATGTTTCTAAAATTGCTAAAAAAATCTATATTGATCTTGGTAGAAAATTTAGAGTTAATCTAGATAAATCAGATAGAAATCCAGGTTTTAAAGCATCAAATAGCGAAATTCAAGGGGTACCATTAAGAGTCGAGATTGGACCTAGAGATTTATTAAATAATGAAGTAACAATAGTTCGCCGCGATACATTAGAAAAAGAAGTAGTTAAAATTGAAAAATTAAAAGAACGTATTACTTTTATTTTAAAAGATATCCATGATAATCTTTATAATAAAGCAAAGCAAAGACTTGATGAAAGAACTGTTTTTGTTACTAATTATGATGAATTTAAAAAAGAAATTGCAAATAATAAATTTGTAATAACTCCATTTTGTTGTTCAGATGAAGCGGAAGAAATTATCCAAGAAGAAACTGGAGCAACAGCTAGATGTATTCCGATTAAACAAAACATCAAACCTGAACATAGTTCACTTTGTATAATCCCTGATTGTCAAAGCAAAACAAAAAGATTTGTAATTTTTGCAAAAGCATATTAA
- a CDS encoding MG284/MPN403 family protein yields the protein MLLDEQKNIEKNILIKEIENNKEFYQKMCKLVDEIFLIFWLYKDIYRKTLLKVKLERRFFPDKRELREFQRVLERRLQDGSTLINYIMEYMTPESSWIIEKCYLDEETKDFTEWYLKHFSKTTFYKKKKIAILEFANLYLGLF from the coding sequence ATGTTGTTAGACGAGCAAAAGAATATAGAAAAAAATATTCTAATAAAAGAAATTGAAAATAACAAAGAGTTCTATCAAAAGATGTGTAAGCTAGTTGATGAAATTTTTTTAATTTTTTGGTTATATAAAGATATTTATCGTAAGACACTTTTAAAGGTTAAGTTAGAAAGAAGATTTTTTCCTGACAAAAGAGAACTAAGAGAGTTCCAACGAGTTTTAGAAAGAAGACTTCAAGATGGTTCAACATTAATAAATTATATAATGGAGTATATGACACCAGAGTCATCATGAATAATTGAAAAATGCTATTTAGATGAAGAAACTAAAGATTTTACTGAGTGATATTTAAAACACTTTTCTAAAACAACATTTTATAAAAAGAAAAAAATTGCAATATTAGAATTTGCAAACTTGTATCTTGGTCTTTTTTAA
- a CDS encoding MHO_1590 family protein, which yields MKITKAKTFGVLLVSLIVGSVIYIMVSQIVYTKKTDLFVAKKNDMKHNEITIFPDLDNKFVDQIAEKDQSGNIILNEKLATKLISSVLKRVNEYNGDILFDYEINLDNNSMTLYFKHVDNNETKEVKNYIITI from the coding sequence ATGAAAATTACTAAGGCAAAAACTTTTGGTGTTTTATTAGTTTCATTAATAGTTGGTAGTGTAATTTATATTATGGTATCACAAATTGTTTATACTAAAAAAACTGATTTATTTGTAGCTAAAAAAAATGATATGAAACACAACGAAATAACAATTTTTCCTGATCTAGATAATAAATTTGTTGATCAAATAGCTGAGAAAGATCAATCTGGAAATATTATTTTGAATGAGAAATTAGCAACAAAATTAATAAGTTCCGTTTTAAAGAGAGTTAATGAATATAATGGTGATATATTATTTGATTATGAGATCAACCTAGATAATAATTCAATGACTTTATATTTTAAACATGTTGATAACAATGAAACAAAAGAAGTAAAAAATTATATAATAACCATATAA
- a CDS encoding phosphopantetheine-binding protein codes for MDNIRHIILENFSKIARKKVNVNDVIRDLNIDSLDIAEIIVLAEEQFNITIFDEEILKISKISDVINLITKKLERKDK; via the coding sequence ATGGATAATATAAGACATATAATTTTAGAAAACTTTTCGAAAATCGCACGAAAAAAAGTTAATGTTAATGATGTTATTAGGGATTTAAATATTGATTCATTGGATATAGCAGAGATAATTGTTTTAGCTGAGGAGCAATTCAATATTACAATCTTTGATGAAGAAATTCTTAAAATATCTAAAATTTCTGATGTTATTAATTTAATAACAAAAAAATTAGAAAGAAAAGATAAATAA
- a CDS encoding ribulose-phosphate 3-epimerase has translation MKKYVTPSLLNVNKEQRLSMANTLISNGIKWIHYDIMDSIFVPNTAIEIDEIIKINKNALPHIKDAHLMVINPYEYVDKVKNDVDIITFHYEAIQNDLVKFQEFLDKYHHELKIGLAIKPNTSVLNIKKFLDKLSLVLVMSVEPGRGGQKFIESSYEKIKELKMIRNNNSFDFLIQVDGGINSITGPLCLKFGADAVVAGTYLVCEPTSERIQSILGKFKS, from the coding sequence ATGAAAAAATATGTTACACCTAGTTTATTAAATGTTAATAAAGAGCAACGTCTTTCAATGGCGAACACCTTAATTTCAAATGGAATTAAATGAATTCATTATGATATTATGGATAGTATTTTTGTTCCCAATACTGCAATAGAAATTGATGAAATAATTAAAATTAATAAAAATGCCTTACCTCACATTAAGGATGCTCATTTAATGGTGATTAATCCTTATGAATATGTTGATAAAGTTAAAAATGATGTTGATATTATCACATTCCACTATGAAGCAATTCAAAATGACTTAGTTAAATTCCAAGAATTTTTAGATAAATACCATCATGAACTAAAAATAGGTCTAGCAATAAAACCTAATACCAGTGTTTTGAATATAAAAAAATTTTTGGATAAACTTTCATTAGTTTTAGTAATGTCAGTTGAACCTGGAAGAGGTGGTCAAAAATTTATCGAATCTTCATATGAAAAAATAAAGGAATTAAAAATGATTAGAAACAATAATTCATTCGATTTTCTAATTCAAGTAGATGGCGGTATTAATTCAATAACTGGTCCATTATGTTTAAAATTTGGAGCTGATGCTGTTGTTGCTGGAACCTATTTAGTTTGTGAACCCACTTCAGAGAGAATTCAAAGTATTCTTGGAAAATTTAAATCATAA
- the rsgA gene encoding ribosome small subunit-dependent GTPase A, with protein sequence MSEYKIFSVVAGSYEVHNTKTNEISFLKGAGKLRYHKVSLLVGDNVKIKDGLIIDVIKRHNSLIRPKVANIDQAIIFMSIQDPEFSSFLVDKYLSLIEFQNIKPIIFITKVDLNFELAMKWKNNYQKLGYDVYLIDNLNKLNDNVKKIFSGKYSLFMGQSGVGKTTTINNIGQFKYHTQEISKALGRGKHTTRVVKIIKFLDGFLIDTPGFSSIDINLNELELAKSYTLFKTLSKKCKYRSCLHLNENKSDCAIKLALNEGQILDFRYENYVKLQRELKERRKNEKICYT encoded by the coding sequence ATGTCAGAATATAAGATTTTTTCAGTAGTAGCAGGATCATATGAAGTACATAATACTAAAACTAATGAAATTTCATTCCTTAAAGGAGCCGGAAAATTAAGGTATCACAAGGTGTCTTTATTAGTTGGTGATAATGTAAAAATAAAAGACGGATTAATTATTGATGTTATAAAAAGACATAATAGTCTTATTCGTCCAAAAGTCGCAAATATTGATCAAGCAATAATATTTATGTCAATACAAGACCCAGAATTTAGTAGCTTTTTAGTTGATAAATATTTAAGTTTAATTGAATTTCAAAACATAAAGCCAATTATTTTTATAACAAAGGTAGATTTAAATTTTGAACTAGCAATGAAGTGAAAAAACAATTATCAAAAATTAGGTTATGATGTTTATTTAATTGATAATTTAAATAAATTAAATGATAATGTTAAGAAAATATTTAGCGGTAAATATTCCTTATTTATGGGTCAAAGCGGTGTGGGAAAGACTACTACAATAAACAATATTGGTCAATTTAAATATCATACACAAGAAATTTCAAAAGCGCTCGGCAGGGGAAAACACACTACAAGAGTAGTTAAAATTATTAAATTTTTAGATGGTTTTTTAATTGATACTCCTGGTTTTTCATCTATTGATATCAATTTAAATGAACTTGAATTAGCGAAAAGCTATACACTTTTTAAAACTCTTTCCAAAAAATGCAAATATCGAAGTTGTTTACATTTAAATGAAAATAAAAGTGATTGCGCAATTAAATTAGCTTTAAATGAAGGACAAATTTTAGATTTTCGTTATGAAAATTATGTAAAATTGCAAAGAGAATTAAAAGAAAGAAGAAAAAATGAAAAAATATGTTACACCTAG
- a CDS encoding serine/threonine-protein kinase has protein sequence MINKKSLQIPDDSMIHKKYKIGRVLGYGGMGVVCSVRLKDDPSTEYALKYRYNDFNELSKKRFLDEIKLLKKIKSENFPKLFDSYSDAKEQFYVMELVKGETLYDMLKKNRQLPVNTANNFIRQIANAIGELHSLGIIHRDIKSQNIMIQENYYIKVLDLGISVSEESHRYTRTNAIICSPHYSAPEYTIKNAKITKAVDIYAIGIVYYEMLIGKYPFESDKENKTILMHRDKEFPNPKNYRDLPQSVCNIIIRATAKNPKERYPDVWELRNDVYTSLRDDRKLEKPISIKTLKAKRSLSEIINSTKFLIIAIIVILLIIGGIILAAWFLGVVDVRI, from the coding sequence ATGATAAATAAAAAAAGTTTACAGATTCCGGATGATTCAATGATTCATAAAAAATACAAAATTGGACGGGTTCTTGGTTATGGCGGAATGGGTGTTGTTTGTTCTGTCCGATTAAAAGATGATCCAAGTACTGAATATGCCTTAAAATATCGATATAATGACTTTAATGAATTATCGAAAAAACGTTTTTTAGATGAAATTAAGCTCTTAAAAAAAATTAAATCTGAAAATTTTCCAAAATTATTTGATTCATATAGTGATGCTAAAGAACAATTCTATGTTATGGAATTAGTTAAAGGAGAAACATTGTATGATATGCTTAAAAAAAATCGTCAATTGCCGGTTAATACAGCAAATAATTTTATTCGACAAATTGCTAATGCAATAGGTGAACTACACTCATTAGGAATTATTCATCGCGATATAAAATCTCAAAATATTATGATCCAAGAAAATTATTATATTAAGGTTTTAGATCTTGGAATATCAGTATCAGAAGAATCTCATCGTTATACAAGAACAAATGCAATAATTTGCTCTCCACATTACTCTGCTCCTGAATATACTATTAAAAACGCTAAAATAACTAAGGCTGTTGATATTTACGCTATTGGTATTGTCTATTATGAAATGTTAATTGGTAAATATCCATTTGAAAGTGATAAAGAAAATAAAACTATTTTAATGCATCGCGATAAAGAATTTCCTAATCCTAAAAATTATCGAGATTTACCTCAATCTGTTTGTAATATTATAATTAGAGCTACTGCAAAAAACCCGAAAGAAAGATATCCGGATGTTTGAGAACTAAGAAATGATGTTTATACTTCTTTAAGAGATGATAGAAAACTTGAAAAACCCATTTCAATAAAGACATTAAAAGCAAAAAGAAGTCTTTCGGAAATTATTAATTCAACTAAATTTCTAATAATTGCCATTATTGTTATTTTACTGATTATAGGCGGAATTATTCTTGCAGCGTGATTTTTAGGAGTAGTAGATGTCAGAATATAA